GCCGAGCATCTGCGCCTGACGGGCCGGGGAGAACTGCGGGAGGGCCACTTTGCCGACGTGGTGACCTTTGACCCGCACACGGTGCGCGACCGCGCCACCTACGCGCAGCCCGAGCAGCTTTCGGAAGGCGTGCGCGACGTGTGGGTCAATGGCGTGCGGGTGCTGCGAGAGGGGCAGCACACGCGGGCGCGGCCAGGTCGCCGGCTGTACGCGCCCGGCGCCCGGACGCCGGAGGCTGTGGCGCTGGGGGATGTGGCCGCGCCGTGACCACCGTGCCGGGCCTGACCGCCGTCGAGCGCCTGCGCGCCGGGCTGGACACCTTTGGGGCGCGGGACCAGACCATCGCGCGCTTTTTTATTGACCACGCCGAGGAGGTCCCCTTTCTGAGCGCCGGAGAAATCGCCGAGTCGCTGTCGGTCAGCGGCGCGGCCATCACCCGGTTCAGTCAGCGCGTCGGCTTCGAAGGCTACCCCCACCTGCAGCGCGTTATTCGCCAGGAGTTGCGCGCCACGCTAGGGATTCAGCAGCCGGGCCGGCAGGACGCGGTGGTCGCTGATTTCTGGCGGGGAGAGCGCAGCAACCTTGACGGCCTGGCCGCGCTTTCCGAGGAGCAGGTGCTGGGCCTCGTGCGGGCGCTGGTGGGGGCGCGGCACCTGTGGATTATCGGGGCGCGCGCCTCTCACGGCATGGCCCTGATTGCCGAGTCGCTGCTGGCCTCGTTCCGGCCGCATGTCCACGCCCACGCCGCCGATCTACTGGCGAGCCGGCCCGAGCACCTGCTGGAGATGGGCGCGCAGGACGCCGCGCTGGTGTACACCATCCGGCGCTACAGCCGCGCCACCACGCGCGTGACCCGCGCCCTCCAGGCACAGGGGGTCCGCATTCTGCTCCTGACCGACCAGGGCGCCTCGCCGCTGGCCAAGACCGCTGACCACTGCCTGCGTCTACCCACGCAAGGGTCAGAAGTGGTCGCCTCGGTGGCGCCCTTCGTGAGCCTGACCGGACTCATCGCCTCTCTGGTGGCGCGTGAACTGGGCGGCGGCCATCTGGAGACCGCCGAGCGGCTGAACGCGGCGTTCAGCGTGTACGAGTACTGAGGGCGGGACATAGAGCTGTTGGTAGCCAGTCACGCAGCGAGTCAGCTGTCTCATCCAGTTGACGACGTCTTCGTGTCATTTTGTCTCACCACTCCGGCCATGCATAGAGGCACGAACCAATAAAACTTAGAATCATGAGCTTTCCATTGACTTAAAGACTCATTTCCTCAGGTGTCCCGTATATAGGGACACCTGTTTTTCACCACCTTGACGCTGTGGAAGCTTATGTTCCCAAGCCTATAGGTAACATTCAAGAACCTTTAAGATTCCGTTCTCATGTTGACTTGACGGCCAGATGCCTATGATCGGTCCAGTTCCGACAACAGATTACTTTTGCCGCGCTGGCCGACCCTTTTTGTCGAGTCTAGCGCCGGCGCGTGGGTGTTGCGGTCCTACCCCAGGAGGATCACCATGAACGGACGTACCCTGACTTCTGCTCTTGCGCTTTCGTTGCTGCTCGCGGCCTGCGGTACCAGCACCGTCCCCCACACCCCGGACACGGCGGCCGCCCCCTCGGCCGGCGCCCCCCTCCTGGGCACCAGCAACCCCGAGGCCATTCCTGGCCAGTACATCGTGGTCCTTCAGGACGACGCCGCCAACCTCACCGTTCAAGATGCCGGCAGCTTGATTAGCAGCCTGAACCTCGATCCTCAGGGTGTCACCGTCCAGCACCTCTACACCCAGACCATTCAGGGCTTTGCCGCCAAGCTCAGCGCCCAGAACCTGGCCACCCTGCGCAGTGACCCCCGCGTCAAGTACATCGAGCAGGACGGCCTGATGCACATGACCGCCACCCAGACCGGCGCCACCTGGGGCCTGGACCGCATTGACCAGCGCAACCTGCCCCTGAATGGCAGCTACGTCTACGACGCCACCGGCAGCGGCCTCAGGGCATACATCATCGACACCGGAATTCGGACCACCCACACCAACTTTGGGGGGCGCGCGATCTGGGGCACGAATACCACGGGCGACGGCAACAACAGCGACTGCCAGGGACACGGCACGCACGTGGCCGGCACGGTGGGCAGCAGCACCTACGGCGTGGCCAAAGGTGTGACGCTGGTGGCCGTAAAGGTGCTCAACTGCCAGGGGTCGGGCAGCAACTCGGGCGTAATTGCGGGCGTGAACTGGGCTGTGGGCAACAAGGGAAGCGCGACGGCCGTGGCGAACATGAGCCTGGGGGGCGGCTTTAGCCAGGCGGTGAATGACGCCGTAAACAGCGCTGCCAGCCGCAACCTGGTGATGGTGGTGGCCGCCGGCAACGAGAACCAGAACGCCTGTAACGTCTCCCCCGCCAGCGCCGCCAACGCCATTACCGTGGGCAGCACGACCCGCACGGACGCCCGCAGCAGCTTTTCTAACTACGGCTCTTGCGTGGACATCTTTGCCCCCGGCAGCGACATCACGAGCACCTGGAACACGAGCAACACGGCGACGAACACGATCAGCGGGACCAGTATGGCCAGCCCCCATGTGGCGGGGGCGGCGGTGCTGGAACTGGCGCTGGGGGCCAACAGCACGGGCAGCATCACCAACGCGATCATCAGCAGCTCGACCCCCAACAAGGTCACGAACGCGGGGGCCGGCAGCCCCAACCGCCTCCTCTACACCCGCTGAGCGAGACCACACCCCACTTGACCGAGGCCACCTGAATTGCAGGTGGCCTTCTTGCTTCTAGAGAGGGCCGCGCGTCAGGTGGTCCGCTGTCCTTTACTCCAGTTGAAAATCCACCGTGAGCTGGACGGTAAAGACGTGCGTTGAGGTGTAAGGCACACCAGCTTCCAGCGGCCCTGAGCGGGCGCGGCTGGCCCGCTGGGTGTCCTGCCCCAACCACTCTGGCTGGAGGTTGACCGTACTCACGGGCATGTCCCAGGTATCTGAAGCGTTCAGGACACCCACGACCCGGTGGCCTGCAGCCTGAGCAATCGCTTCTGCCCGTTGCCGGGCTCTTTGCATGGCTCTCGGCCCCAAGCGCAAACTGACCTCAAAGTCGTCGAAGATCCATTCCAACCGCTGAAGGTCCACGTGCTTCTGATCGGCCAGGACGCCAAGAACCTGTGAAAGAAGTTCTGGTTGTGCTTCAACCACCAAGAGGAACCGAGCCCTTTGTTGCTTGGCCAGTAGTCCCGTCCGGTTACTGATCTCCACACCGCGCACCTGAATCTGCGTCGGCGGGATTCCCACCGCCTGGAGTTGCTGGGTCACCTCCCGCACCTCTTTGACCCGTTCGGTGGCGGCAGTGCCCATCACGAGGGTTTCTCCAGCCACCTCCAAATACAGTTTCGCGCTGACCGCCGTTACGTCCTGCTGCTCTTTCTGTTGAATGCGCAGTACACCCATCTGTTCAGAATAAGAGCCTGACCCTTGAACGTGCGCTCAAAAACGGCTGTGCGCCATATTTCATAACGTCTCTTTCGTGTTCTTGGTTATATGCCCCCACAGTGATCAACCAAGTCCATGCAGGCGCTTGATCTGTCGTAGGGTGCAGGCCAGCCCTGACCGGGGAAGGAGGCGTGCGATGAAGACTGCCCAGCTGCTGACTGAATTTGAGGCGTTGACCCACCATGACCGCATTCAGCGCATGGTGGCCATCGGCCGCCAACCTCTTGCCGACCGGGAGGTGCTGCTGAATGACTTGTCCCGGGGCGCGGTCTATGAGCGACTCCTCGCCCTCTTTTCCTGCTTTGGCAGTCGGGACGGGGGCCGTGCGGCTCAGGCCGTTCTGGACCCGTCCGAGCACGTTGCCGGTCCTGCCCGCCGACTTGTGGCCCTGCTAGGCACCGACGAGCAGGTGCCGACCCTTCTGCCTCAGCTGTCGCCTGCAGGGCAGCGGCCACTGCTCGCAGCCTGGCGCAAAGCGGGCCGATCTGCGGGGCCCGTTGACGAGTGGGTGCGGAGCAGACGAGAGGAGGACCTGGCCGCAGCTCAATTGGCTCTGCCTTACGCGTCTTCCGCCTTAGTGCAGCAGTTCTTCCCCGCCCTGCTGGATGACCCCGGCCTGCAACCCATGTGGCTGCGCGTCGCCCGCTGGCACCCGGCTGTGGCCGGCCAGGAGCTTTTGCGGCGCGCACAGAAGCTGTCTGAGCCCGCGCCTCAGGTCACAGCCCAGGTGAACCTGCTGCTGCCGATCTTGGCAAAACGCGACCCGGACCTCGGGCTGAGCTTAGTGCAGGCCATGGGGCGCACCACGTCGCTGGGCCACCTTCGCCTGCAGCACCTCGCCCTGGTTCGCTCGGAGGCGGTGGCTGGGCTTATCCTCGGCTCAGAGGACAGCCCGGGCCCCCTGACGCTCACGCCCAGGCTGCGCCACCTTCCTCACGATGTCGTGGCCTCCTTGCTGCGCCGCCGCTCTGGCGTCCTGCCCTGCGTTGAGCAGGCTTATGGCACCTTGCTGCCCGCTGCCCGCCAGATCTTGGCCCCAGTTTTTTTGGAATGGTTGACGACCTCAGCTGGTGTGCTGCCCCTACCGGTCGCCCAGCACCTCCCCGCCGACCTGCGGATTCAGGAGGCTCGGCGACACGTTGACCTGCCTACCTTGCAGACTCGGCCGACGCAGCGTTTGACCTATGCCGCCCTGCTGCCCTGGGGCGACGCCCGCGCCCTGCTGGAGGCGCCGCTGCGGTCTCCGGACCCGGATCTGCGTGCCCAGGCGCTGACCAGCCTCGCGTTCGCCGTGCGTTACGACCGTTCCCGGCAGACTGAGCTGCTCACCCTGCTGACCGCGAGGCGCCATGAACAGGACCCGGTGCGCCTCGCCATGCTCAGCGGTTTGGCGGACCTGCCTCCCAGCCTCTGGGAGTTGAACAGCCTGGACGCGCTGGGACATGTGCTGCAAGCCGCCCTGGACGCCGCAGATCTGTCCCACCAGACGGCGCGGCAGGCGCAACGCCTGATCCTGCGCCTCCTGCCCTTTCATCCCGAGTGGAGCGCGTCCTGGCTGGCCCGTTTTGTTCAGGCCAGAGGCCAAGTTCAGTTTGGCCGGCTGGAGCGGCACCTGACTGCAGCGACCGCGCCGGGGGTGATGGCCGCCCTGCTGCCTGTTTTTCAGGCATGGGCCACCCGGGAACGGGAAGATCAGCTGCTGCAGGGGATCGAAAGCCTTGGCCGGTACGTTGAGGGTCAGGCTGACTTGCTGGTGCTGCTTGAGCAACGGGTCCGGCAGTCGAAGGAGCGGTGGATTCCCCTCCGGGCCCTCAGCCTCCTGCAGGCCCACGAGCCGCAGCGCTTTGTCCTCCTGGTGCCCCAACTCCTGCGTAAGGACGCCAGCTGGGCCACCCAGGCGGTGATCTACGACCATCTGCACCGGCGGCGGCAGGATCTGCTGACGCCTTTCCTGGGCCGCCGGGCGTTTGCGGGCCGGTTTAGCACCGGCAAGACCCGCATTGTTCTGCCGTTCATGACCGGCTTCACCCGCTGGACGCGGACGCAGCAGCAAACATTTGCGGCCACGCTTATAGACGTGACTCAGGACACGCAGCGTGATCTGCCGGGCGTGTGGACGGCCCTGAGTCAACTGGCGGCTCTGCCGTCTCCAGTGCCCTTGGACCGCCGCCCTGGCTTGCTGGCACGTCTATCCAGGGTGCCAGGGGACGCCCCACTGGATCGGCTCACGGCTCTGGCTCAGTTGGACGCTTCCAACCCGGCGCTCCGCTACCGGGCGCTGAGATCGCTGGGGCAACTCGACGAGGCGCGGGGGGCGTCGGCGCTTCTGGCGGCCCTGGACGATGACCGCGCCCGCATTGCTCTGTATGCCTTGCGGCGCCCGCTGCTGGCGATGGCGCCAGCCCACGCACTGGATCTGCTGCTGAGCGTCCCGCGCGAACGGGTGACGGTCTTCAAAGAGGTGGTGCGGTTGATCGGCGAGCTGCGTGGCGACCGTGCCTACCGCGCCCTGCTGGACTTCAGCACCGAAGACCTGCACCGTGACGTGCGGGTGGCGTTGCTGCGGGGCCTGTGGAGCCATCTGGGCCAGGCTGAGACGTGGCCCGTGCTGCTGGCCGCCGCGCAGTCGGGAGATGCGGCCCTGAGCAGCGGCCTCGTGCGGCTGCCGGGTCAGGCGCTGACGGGTCACAGTGGCCGCGAGTACCTGGCCCTCGTGCAGGCTCTGCTGGGTCACCCAGACGCGACGGTCCGCCTGGCCACCCTGCACTTTCACCAGCCTCTGACAGACCCTGAGCGAATCCTCTTGCCTACTCTGTTGTGGCGCCTGACCTCCCCCTACCCAGAAGAAACGACCGCGTCTGCGGGGGTGATTTTCGCCTCCTACGGGACCCCGGATGCCCAGGCCATCGGCGAGGCCTTCCGGCAGCTCCTATCAGATCGCCGTGCTCTGCGGGCTGCTACCCAGGCCCTTCAGGCGATGGCGGCGAGCAGCCCGCACCGAAATGCCCCCTTGATTCAAGCGGTGCTAGCAGCACTTGCCTCTGACCCGCTAACCCTGAGCCTTCAGGTTCAGTTGGCGGTGGCGGCCGAACCCTGGCCCGCTCTGGGGGCGCGGCTCCAGCATTGGACCGAGCAGGGACAACTTCACGCCGAAGCGCTGATGGCGGGCGTGACTGCTCTCAAGCAGGTCCACCAGCGGCCGGACGTTGGCGCCGTGCCAGCCCTTCAAACTGTCCTCCGCACCGGCAACGAGTTTGCCCGGCGTCTGGCGCTGGAGGTGCTGATTCTGGAGGCTACTGCTCTGGGCGGCTGGACGGCCGAGCGGTTGCGTCAGCTCCAGGCCTACCGGGCTGATCCGTCCCCCCTGGTCGCGGGCGCCGCCCAGTTCACGCTGCCAGAGACGGAGCAGGCCACGACGTAACTGCGCACACGTAGCGTCCAGACGTGAGCCGGCCTCTCCGATCCCTCAAACCGGACCTGCGGTTGACCGCTCCAGAAGCGAGCAGATAGGTTCAAGCGTGCTGTAGACAGGCGAGGGACGGCGTACTAGTGGGGAAAATCTGGCTTTCGGTTTAGGTGAGGGCTCTGAAGCTCGGGCTTGGTCTTCGCGCCGCCTCCCCTGCGTTATCTGGCGGATGGTCAGAACCTGAGCCGGAGGTTGTCGTGGGTGGCTCATGCGATACCAGAGCCTTTTAAAGCCTTCTCCTGCGTGGGCAGCCCTTGCGGCATCATTCATGGCGCCTTGGGATAAACCAGACCATGAGGTGTGTCGGGGCCGAGATGATGCGCAGGTCATTTCCTACCCCGGAGGTTCATCAATGTCCTATGCGTCCCGCGTCACCCTGCCCCTGCTGTGTCTCACCACGCTTCTCGCCTGCGGCCGTACGCCTGAGAGCACCGACCCTTACGCCCTGTCTGTACTCAATGAAACGGCGGGCGCCCCGGCCACACCATTTGAACCGGGACCAATTCCTGCAGACCAGACCCGCGTTCGGGTGTCATTCATTGGGGACGTCCCTAACCTGCCGTCTATTGGGGTGAGGAGTGTCTTCCTGTGCGGCACGACATGTACAGCCACCGGAGTCAGTGGTGGCGTCCTGGCCGGCGATGACGGCACTGGCCGGGGCAAGCTCTTCAGTGACGTTACGTTGCCTCCCAGCCGCATTGACCGGATCATCGTGCAGCCTGACCCGGCCGCTGGTCAGCCCGTGGCGTTCCGCACCCTGCAGTTGGCCCAGCCTATTACCCTGCAAGCGGGCGAGCGTCAGGAAATCTTCCTGAGCCTTAGCACCGTCCGGCCTGGCGACGCCAGCGGCTTGGAAGTGACCTACCTGGGGACGGCGCCGCTGCCTCCAACGGCCGGCTCGGTGGTCGCCTACCGGCCTGACCGGGCGATGGCCTGGCCCGCCGGCAGCCCGATGGGCCTGGCGATGGCAGCGGGTAGCCTGAAAGAGGCGCAGCTGTTCGGTATGGAGCTCATTGACACAGGCGGGATTGCGCCGCGCGTGGCGGTGTGGCCTGCCCTGAAAACTCAGGACCCCATGACAGTCACCCTCAAGGTCAACCGGGACCGCATTGCTAAGGGCCTGACAGCAGCGGACTACAAGGTGCAACTGGCCGATAAAACGACGCCCGCAGTGACCATGAACGGGGACACGCTGACTTTTCAGGCCAAGGATCTCAGCGGCGCTCAGGTGTATACCGACCGGAGTGTCATCGAAACCAGCAGCGGGGAGCGGATCGCTCTGCCGGGCAAGACCCTGAATACTGCGTCCATCTCGGCACAGGACACGTCGGCCTGTAAAAACAGCCTGACGGCCCGCCGGGCAGAGTACGAGCAGTATTTTGCGGACGGTACGGATGCTATCCGCATTTTTGACTGCGAGAACGTGGCGCCCTACGTTCATATCGTGCTGATTGACCGCTCCAACCGTGGCCGCACCGTGGACCTTCCGGTGACGCCCAGCGTGGATTACCCCGGCAAGTATGTGCTGCGCCCAATCACGTCTCACGGCACAGGCGCCGTGGTGGCCATCAACGGCTTCACCTGGGACGGCGACAAAGGGACTTACATGGGCACGGGGTACGGTACGCCGCTGGGCACGCTGATTACAGCGGGCACAGTGCGCAAGAAAACCTCGACGACCGAAGCCATCTTGGGCTTCCAGATGCAGCCAGCCGACCGCTCAAAGGGTACGTCCGCTGAGTTTTTCGTCGGCGCGAGCACATCGCTGAATTTCGGCACACACAACTACAACGTCATCGGCTCAACCACGTCGGTCATTCGCAACGGCGCCTGCAACCCTAACCTTGACACCACGAGCGTCAACCGCTGGAGCGCCGTAGGCATCGGCCTCAACCGCATGGCGTTGGTGTCGTCCACAAGCAGCGGGACTTCGTCGCCAAGAGACCTGTGCAGTGTGTTTGAAGGCCTGGGCTACTTGAACGGCGCCATTCGCCTGGACGGGGGCCCGTCGGCGGCTATGGCCTGGCTGGGCCAGCACATCAACCCTTTGACGGGGTCGGACTACTACGCTTTTGGCAATGCGCGCAACATCCTCAACGCCCTCGTCTGGAAATGACAGGGTTCCGCTGAGGCTCTGTCACGTTCAGATGAACGGTGCGACGAGACCCAGAGCGGTTGAATCCAGCAGTCTTCGGCCACTTTGAGACGAAGAGATGAAGTACAGCAGACAGCGGCGGCCACAGTATGGCCGCCGCTGGCGCTGTGCTGTCGGCTTTACCGGGTCAGCGGGCCAAACTGCTGGGCGAAAGGCGAGCCCTGCTGCACGTCCCAGTCGAGGCGCCAGTCGAACGCTCCACGGAGACCGAGGAAGCGACTTTTTACCTGAGAAAACGTATTGACCGCCGAACCGATGGTCCAGTAGTTGGCCAGCCCCGGATTCACGCCAAAGCCCACCACCACATGGTCTGCCCCCAGGAGATTGACCCACATTTGCAGGTTGTTCTGCAGGTAAGTTGGGTCGTTCAGCTGTGGTCCGTCGTAGTACTGCGGCGCGCAGTAGTCGAGTGCGCCAGCCGTCAGCATGGCTTTGCAAAACTGCTGATCGGCGGTATTCCACGGCGCAGGCGGCGCGGTGATGAGGAAGCCGGGATGCCGGCGTTTCAACTCCTGACCAATCCAGATCATTTCACTGGTGTTCGGTGCTGCGTCGCCCTCAAATGTGTTGAAGTCTAGGCCATCAAAGCCGCCCCAGGCCTGATAGAGCTTGTCCACGCTGTTGACAAAAGTGGTCGAGACGGCGCGGGTGGTAAACCGGATGGCGTTTCCGGCGCCGCCCACCGAAAGCAGCACCTTGCGCTTCTGAGTGGAGCGGACGTACTGGAGATCTGCCGTCCAGTTCGTCCAGGCACCGCTGCCATTAGGCGGTGGATCAAACTTGAGGGTGCCGGCCGGCTGCCCTGGCGCGTTCGTCGCTGCAAAAAGGTAAATCAGAGTGTAGTTAGGGTGAATCTCCCGAAGCCTCGGGGCATTCGGCGCAAAGGTGGCGTAATACGTGCCCAGCACCTTATTCCCAGAAGACGGCCCGCTGCAGGTGGTGGGCTGCCAGTACCAGGTGCTGATGGTGGGATCGGTCTTGTCGCTGCCCCCCGCCGTCGCGTTGACGAGCTTGTAGTACCGGCCATTGGCGGGGTACAGGACGGTGGTGCCCAGGGTGTAGGTCGTGTTGGCCTGCCAGGTTTGAAAGGTGCAGGCAGCGGCCTGCGCTGAGAAAGCCGCGCGCTGCAGCGCCACCGCCACGCCGCTGGCTAGGGGTGGTTGGCTGCTGCACGCCACGACACCAGCGCTCAGGAGAAGGGCAGAAACAAGGTGGGGGAGCGAACGCATTTCTACCTCCAGCATGGGCCAGCTGCTGGTCAGGTCAAGTGACTCCCCCAGTCCTGGCGACTCATACAGACTCTGGTTCAATTGTTCACAGAAACGATTTAACCCGAGCACAGCGAGAAGGAGAACAACGGGTTCCGGGCGTGGAGCGGACACATCGGGAAAGGACCGATGTGTCCGCGAAGCAGACGGAATCCGTATCAGCAGGTCAGATTATTGCCCGTAGGAACACCCAGGCGCCCGGCAAAATCCGTGTAGTAGCGGCCTCGGTTCAGCATGCCTTCGCGTCCGGGCCCGCCGTTACATTCAATGCCCCCGTTGATCGCGCGGATCGTTTCCCCGAAGCCCGCCCCGCTCACCATGGCGTCGTGGGGCGTGCGGGCGGCCTGCGCCCGCTGAGTCATCCAGTACCACAGCGCCGTTTTCCAGGCCACAGCCGAGTCCGTGGCCACGAGGTCCGGATTGTTCAGCAGGTCAATGCCCAGGGCCGCGCCGGCTGTGCGGTAGTTGTAGTCCCAGGACAGCTGCATCGGCCCGCGCCCGTAATACTGCTTGCCGCCGCAGTTGCCCGACGAGCAGTAGCTGTTCCAGTTGGCCTGGTTAATTTCCCGGATATAGACCAGGGCGCCGGTTTCCTGGTTGACGTTGGCCAGGAACGCGGCGGCTTCCTGCTTCCGGACCGTGTCGCTACCGGTATTCGCAAAGGCAGGGTAAGCCCGCATGGCCGTGGTCAGGCCAGCGTAGCTATAGAACGAATTGCGATTAGGGAACATCTGATTGAACAGGGCTTCAGACACCACAAAGCCGCCAGACGAGGGGGGGGGCGTGGTGCTGCAGGTGGTGGGCTGCCAGTACCAGGTGCTGATGGTGGGGTCGGTGCCGTCACTGCCGTTACTGCCGACGTTGACCAGTTTGTAGTACTGGCCGTTGCCAGGATAACGCACGACCGTACCCAACGTGTAGTTCACGCCCCGAGTCCAGGTGGCTGCGTTGCAAGTGCTAGAGGGAGGCGGTGTCGTGGTGGGCGGGGGAGTCGTGGTCGGAGGCGGCGTGGTGCTGCCACAGCTGCTGATGACCGTCCAGGGCTGGCCGCTGCCGGCGGGGCCGTTCCGGGAAGCGGGCGAGTCACCCTGCGTCCAAAAGTTGGCCCGGTAGGCCTTCCCACTGGCAGTGACGGTGTCACCCTGAACGTAGGTGGCGCTGGACGACCAGACGGCGCAGGTAACGGCCTGGGCAGTGAGGTTCGTCGGGGCGGATGGTGCAGCGCCGCAGGCCATAAGGGCTGCCCCTAACGCCGTAGCGAAGAGGACTCGTGTAGACCAGTGGTGGGCAAATGAACGACTTAGCATAGGACATTCCTCCAGAAAAACGGCTAAGGCTCGGCTGAAGCCGATGAACGCGGCGCTCAGATGAAGCAGCGGCCGAAAACGGACTGATTTGAGGCCGTTACGGTAACATTTTTCTTCGCCGGAGGCAAGTTGGAAAATTATTTCCACTCCGCCTTTCAGGCCGTTGATGGTCGCAGCTGGAATCCCGTGTCTCTACCTTTACAGTGCGCGAGCCGCATGGGCTGAGCCCATAACACCAACCGGTGCAGACGAGAGCGAGCGCTGGGCTATGACGCCGCAAGATAACCAGAAGCAGGGAGACGCCTCACAGGTCAGGCAGTCCGTTTGCTGGCTGCTCAGCTCAGAACACTGTCGCGCCAGACAGAATAGGCTTCTGAAAAACGCTGGCTGCGCCGTAGTCAAATAGGGTCTCTGGTGATGTTTTTTCACCATCTCGGTGCGCCTGAGCTCGTCTTCGATTGACCTGAGTGCCGTATAACTTCAGCTTTTCGCTGTCCTCCAGAAGCTTGGAGGCCCAGGGCTTTTGCGGTGTGCCCCTCGCGCGCTACCCTGACCCTATGAACGCCTGCCCGCTGTCTGGAGCGCTGCGCCCACGCGCCGCTGCCAACGACATCGCGTGTGCCCTGCATGCCTGGTGGTGCGCCCAGCTGGGCCGGCCGATGAGCGCGCAGCACGGTTGAGCCTCTTTCGCCCGCTGCCGCCACCCGCCCTCACCAAGGAGCTACCCATGACCACCCCTACTGTCCAGTTTGCTCTGGACCGACTGCCCGTTCCCGCCCACCTACTCGACCAGGATGCCCGCGACCCACTGGCCCACAAGCGTCAGGAATTTGTGCTGCCCGGCGGTGTGATTTACCTCGACGGCAACAGCCTGGGTGCCCTGAGCCGCCGCGTAACCGAGCGCCTGACCCGCGTGACGACCCAGGAATGGGGACAGGCATTGATCGGCTCCTGGACAGCAGGCGCCGCCCAGGGACAAGACTGGATGGGCCTGCCTGACCGCGTGGCCGCCAAGCTGGCCCGCCTGATTGGCGCGCACCCCGATGAGGTGGCGGTGGGCGACAGCACCAGCGTCAATACCTTCAAGGCGCTGGCCGCCGCCCTGGCCACAGCGCACCCTGGCCGCCGCGTGATTCTGACCGATCAAGACAACTTTCCCACCGACCTCTATGTGGCGCAGGGCCTGATTGGTTTGCTCGGCGAGCGGTACGAGCTGCGCCGCGTACCCGCCGACGACCTCGCCACGCACCTGAACAGCGAGGTGGCAGCTGTCCTGCTCACCCAGGTGGACTACCGCACCGGCCGCTGCCTGGAGCTGGCGGCGGTCAGTGCAGCGGCGCGCGCGGCGGGCGCCCTGACGGTCTGGGACCTGGCGCATTCGGCGGGCGCCTTTCCAGTCGAGCTGAACGCGGCGGGCGCCGACTTTGCGGTGGGCTGCGGTTACAAGTACCTGAATGGCGGCCCCGGCGCCCCGGCCTTTCTGTTTGCCGCCCGCCGTCACCACGCGGCCCCAGTGGCCCTGAGCGGTTGGATGGGACACGCCGACCCCTTTGAGATGGCCCGCGACTTTCAGCCGGCTCCTGGCGCCCGCCGCTTCGTGACCGGCACGCCAATGGTCCTGAGCCTGAGCGCGCTAGACGCCGCCCTGGACGTTTTTGAAGACGTGGATCTGCAGGCCCTACGGAC
Above is a window of Deinococcus betulae DNA encoding:
- a CDS encoding MurR/RpiR family transcriptional regulator, which gives rise to MTTVPGLTAVERLRAGLDTFGARDQTIARFFIDHAEEVPFLSAGEIAESLSVSGAAITRFSQRVGFEGYPHLQRVIRQELRATLGIQQPGRQDAVVADFWRGERSNLDGLAALSEEQVLGLVRALVGARHLWIIGARASHGMALIAESLLASFRPHVHAHAADLLASRPEHLLEMGAQDAALVYTIRRYSRATTRVTRALQAQGVRILLLTDQGASPLAKTADHCLRLPTQGSEVVASVAPFVSLTGLIASLVARELGGGHLETAERLNAAFSVYEY
- a CDS encoding S8 family peptidase; protein product: MNGRTLTSALALSLLLAACGTSTVPHTPDTAAAPSAGAPLLGTSNPEAIPGQYIVVLQDDAANLTVQDAGSLISSLNLDPQGVTVQHLYTQTIQGFAAKLSAQNLATLRSDPRVKYIEQDGLMHMTATQTGATWGLDRIDQRNLPLNGSYVYDATGSGLRAYIIDTGIRTTHTNFGGRAIWGTNTTGDGNNSDCQGHGTHVAGTVGSSTYGVAKGVTLVAVKVLNCQGSGSNSGVIAGVNWAVGNKGSATAVANMSLGGGFSQAVNDAVNSAASRNLVMVVAAGNENQNACNVSPASAANAITVGSTTRTDARSSFSNYGSCVDIFAPGSDITSTWNTSNTATNTISGTSMASPHVAGAAVLELALGANSTGSITNAIISSSTPNKVTNAGAGSPNRLLYTR
- a CDS encoding SIMPL domain-containing protein (The SIMPL domain is named for its presence in mouse protein SIMPL (signalling molecule that associates with mouse pelle-like kinase). Bacterial member BP26, from Brucella, was shown to assemble into a channel-like structure, while YggE from E. coli has been associated with resistance to oxidative stress.) gives rise to the protein MGVLRIQQKEQQDVTAVSAKLYLEVAGETLVMGTAATERVKEVREVTQQLQAVGIPPTQIQVRGVEISNRTGLLAKQQRARFLLVVEAQPELLSQVLGVLADQKHVDLQRLEWIFDDFEVSLRLGPRAMQRARQRAEAIAQAAGHRVVGVLNASDTWDMPVSTVNLQPEWLGQDTQRASRARSGPLEAGVPYTSTHVFTVQLTVDFQLE
- a CDS encoding phosphodiester glycosidase family protein; amino-acid sequence: MSYASRVTLPLLCLTTLLACGRTPESTDPYALSVLNETAGAPATPFEPGPIPADQTRVRVSFIGDVPNLPSIGVRSVFLCGTTCTATGVSGGVLAGDDGTGRGKLFSDVTLPPSRIDRIIVQPDPAAGQPVAFRTLQLAQPITLQAGERQEIFLSLSTVRPGDASGLEVTYLGTAPLPPTAGSVVAYRPDRAMAWPAGSPMGLAMAAGSLKEAQLFGMELIDTGGIAPRVAVWPALKTQDPMTVTLKVNRDRIAKGLTAADYKVQLADKTTPAVTMNGDTLTFQAKDLSGAQVYTDRSVIETSSGERIALPGKTLNTASISAQDTSACKNSLTARRAEYEQYFADGTDAIRIFDCENVAPYVHIVLIDRSNRGRTVDLPVTPSVDYPGKYVLRPITSHGTGAVVAINGFTWDGDKGTYMGTGYGTPLGTLITAGTVRKKTSTTEAILGFQMQPADRSKGTSAEFFVGASTSLNFGTHNYNVIGSTTSVIRNGACNPNLDTTSVNRWSAVGIGLNRMALVSSTSSGTSSPRDLCSVFEGLGYLNGAIRLDGGPSAAMAWLGQHINPLTGSDYYAFGNARNILNALVWK
- a CDS encoding glycosyl hydrolase family 18 protein; translation: MRSLPHLVSALLLSAGVVACSSQPPLASGVAVALQRAAFSAQAAACTFQTWQANTTYTLGTTVLYPANGRYYKLVNATAGGSDKTDPTISTWYWQPTTCSGPSSGNKVLGTYYATFAPNAPRLREIHPNYTLIYLFAATNAPGQPAGTLKFDPPPNGSGAWTNWTADLQYVRSTQKRKVLLSVGGAGNAIRFTTRAVSTTFVNSVDKLYQAWGGFDGLDFNTFEGDAAPNTSEMIWIGQELKRRHPGFLITAPPAPWNTADQQFCKAMLTAGALDYCAPQYYDGPQLNDPTYLQNNLQMWVNLLGADHVVVGFGVNPGLANYWTIGSAVNTFSQVKSRFLGLRGAFDWRLDWDVQQGSPFAQQFGPLTR